From a region of the Coprococcus comes ATCC 27758 genome:
- a CDS encoding RICIN domain-containing protein: MKEKVLQEITEKRDRYTKHFMLPEKGTAAAVYPEPVHYETESGWEEIDNRLEAVSKDGKECYQNKASDLQVCFAKQTGENTLVSMEKDGKKVSWTMEENVVLARSARQARTGKSSFQILTEEEFPKGPEELYEETWRKDIPEDEPTEGSGDETGDEVTILPPASEDTPADGGSKDMPEVKEIQQKMGVKHLTSEGMYEEILPGVNVHYTLQSQRLKENIRLKTAQAAEQELIFHLRYTDMEMKKEEDGSLGLYSENQRIFWFDKPYMYDAKGCVSQEVELLIEAEEGGCKVTVKAEKEWLLADDRSYPIIIDPMTETSKTKTNIEDTYIFTGGTDSSADPSSVYAYGSFVAGKSTALGNCRSLLRFRNLPDIGKGSILYAATMYLWQYEYSSYGIAKLPLVANEILNNWTEKDVRWHNQPSVSGNVLDYKEVKQVQNGNTITITPIGFDVTRLVRQWYNTGNNYGIMLRGMYENESDLTKTAFARFYASDYPKISTDQFPSGVFYYRNVNGLEDYQSYHEQSAGRAGNGHTNDFTGNQVWIHEDAVTTGGAMQAEISHVYNSSEAGTNLGQGYGWRLSCVQRLDTTGIKEYPYVYTDEDGTKHYFYKDTNDGNKLKDEDGLGLVITVESGYDDSYARTMETKDRVRYCFGKDGYLRFVRDLDENQIKYVYQTISGKQVISYVEDSSGARLEIQYETAGNTVRVSAVKDMAGRLTKYAYDSAGNLTSITYPDGRTSSFGYDASHRLTSVTNPDGYGLKYEYKNDFRVPRVSRIAEYGSGNKAGQEMKVSYENGNTTVFETPGLDGEIAQTGDNRKITYHFDNMGRPTDVMDQDGCANNYTYYTSGSKNHKLDKEGKVQKTVCHLLKNPLFDSAYGDGNWYQKNLTNGTRSSIAKAEGYAGTKSAKLTKTGAESEKGICQDVTLETGTYTFSAYLKTENAENSRAGLMILMADGSRTEEASVISGTTDPEMENGWERHQLQFTLAAAGSVTVCAGITEGTGTLYVSGAQLETGNAANKLNLITNPGFELGSTSQPDCWNYAGDVTGSRVAGVTGKGRCATISGRWDKSLYCSQTVHVSGKKDEVYSVSSWVKGCGIPGKKFSLSVKVTGTSGKEKWHHFNCNPNILDWQFVSGVFRTEEAYKEIQVYLYYDNQMNKVYYDGVQLIRDDGESYVYDGEGNLSGAKDAAEKSGFSYNKRGNLTRLGEIDGTSFEYGYDDKNHLKLAANSEGVRYSFEYNTKRVPVTEITEGELYYLREKSSGNYMDVRDGRTSSWTTVQLFAFNGTVSQRWRITKAEEGYWNLEPQNAPDMRLDLKDASTADGAAIQIFTDNGTDAQKWRMQKNSDGTWKILNKLTGTQKCIANEKKSTASGEALKNITASDSHGGQSWYLEKVADEGQPVHMRVEGGRHLGAVTSERIYYIREKISGNYLDVQNGGTDSGTVIQLFPFNGTKAQQWKVTACDDGYFKLQPQNAPAMCLDVKNANTADGTTIQIFTDNGTDAQRWKLQPKSDGSYQISEKFTSDKKGMTNEKKSSESRTPVTSCTLADDNPGQCWYFEPADEGTVSDVPADGLVVSVRVRHSGQYIDVHNYGTVEGNRVNQYYKNCKTNQMFRLKKREEKYYTMEPLHAPGMVLARATSADTLILQKYSAGAANQLFGFTEIEEGKGTGYLVICKAGEKELTVKGQTYTAGTELVFSDHSGTPTHKWWILESYSDRMESSMEYTSDGRQVKKITDGRGYSNTYAYDEKNRLLTSVTDAEGYTTTYDYDKNTDQLIRVKKNADGKDYVLQYTYEQDKIKTITRNGVTYGYAYDAYGNQTGVTLNGKILKEVTYRNKNGLEDRLTFATGETLRNVYDAEERLTGQYLIHKDGTEEKLFTNVYDHYGNIAVHKDERTQLETRYQYDLIGRLLESRSTDGLKVKVTYDDKNRVAQKQYRVDGTGHQTRYLYGDVAKQQKPGLGYGMQIDGKTCIEYAYDLLGRCKKKTQIYPSGKKKEITYTYVQGIKEGTTTALVGTITENGKETAYTYDGRGNILEICTKALDTGKVTDHMLYTYNGMNQVIREEDAVRGTTYTYTYDLGGNLLENKKYDQVNGVEELRGTDTYTYNSDWKDQLTSFNGKAITYDAMGNPLSYMGMSLTWEKGRQLKTLKKSGTLSQYVYDNDGRRIQKTVGDKVTRFYLDGDKIIAQKEEGGERMDFLYDEKGTPFAFEYQEKMYFYQTNLQGDIIGIVDSKGSQVVVYRYDAWGEVLVSSDASGFGLAQINPLRYRGYYYDQETGLYYLQTRYYDPKVRRFLNADDASVLTKDPEQLTEKNLYAYCDDNPVMYRDDAGMFVITVAQVGLGVLGMVTNVATCYIAAKATGQEFGIGDLVIAAAAGFVGGCIKNNFYATVASILISGVGTTFYSLFCGDNLKTALWKGGMTIVCTAVSVSSLIGVKSDIPIVVNKISTGIFGMGNSLTTTGIVASFSHQKTNTKKNHTQNQRKSKSINKNSGKKQKERALRYFIFKMNQLRER; encoded by the coding sequence ATGAAAGAAAAAGTATTACAGGAAATTACAGAAAAACGTGACCGGTATACAAAGCATTTCATGCTGCCTGAAAAAGGAACTGCCGCGGCGGTCTATCCGGAACCGGTTCATTATGAGACGGAAAGTGGATGGGAAGAAATTGATAACCGGCTGGAAGCAGTATCAAAGGATGGAAAAGAGTGCTACCAGAATAAGGCATCTGATTTACAGGTATGTTTTGCGAAGCAGACAGGAGAGAATACGCTTGTAAGCATGGAAAAAGATGGGAAAAAAGTTTCATGGACAATGGAAGAAAATGTGGTATTGGCAAGAAGCGCAAGGCAGGCAAGAACAGGAAAAAGCAGTTTTCAGATATTAACTGAAGAGGAATTCCCGAAAGGCCCAGAAGAACTCTACGAGGAGACATGGAGAAAGGATATTCCGGAGGATGAGCCGACAGAGGGTTCAGGTGACGAGACGGGGGATGAAGTTACCATCCTTCCACCGGCTTCAGAAGACACTCCGGCAGACGGAGGCAGTAAAGATATGCCGGAAGTCAAAGAGATCCAGCAGAAGATGGGGGTAAAGCATCTGACAAGTGAAGGGATGTATGAAGAAATTCTTCCGGGCGTGAATGTACATTATACCCTTCAGAGTCAGCGCTTAAAAGAAAATATCCGTCTGAAAACGGCACAGGCTGCAGAGCAGGAGCTGATCTTCCATCTTAGATATACAGATATGGAAATGAAGAAGGAAGAAGACGGCAGTCTGGGACTTTACAGTGAGAATCAGAGAATCTTCTGGTTTGACAAGCCATATATGTATGATGCAAAAGGATGCGTGTCACAGGAAGTGGAACTGCTTATAGAAGCAGAAGAAGGAGGATGCAAAGTTACTGTCAAAGCAGAAAAAGAATGGCTGCTTGCCGATGACAGAAGTTATCCGATTATTATCGATCCGATGACAGAAACCAGTAAAACAAAAACCAATATTGAGGATACCTACATTTTTACAGGCGGAACGGATTCTTCGGCTGACCCGAGTAGTGTTTATGCATATGGCTCTTTTGTGGCAGGGAAGTCAACTGCACTTGGAAACTGCAGGTCATTGCTCCGATTCCGAAATCTGCCGGACATCGGAAAAGGTTCTATCCTGTATGCAGCGACCATGTATCTCTGGCAGTATGAGTATTCCAGTTATGGAATCGCAAAACTTCCGCTTGTTGCAAATGAGATCCTGAATAACTGGACAGAAAAGGATGTGCGCTGGCACAATCAGCCATCTGTATCAGGAAATGTACTGGATTATAAAGAAGTGAAACAGGTACAGAACGGCAATACGATTACGATCACGCCGATCGGGTTTGACGTGACTCGACTGGTAAGACAGTGGTACAATACGGGAAATAATTATGGAATCATGCTGCGCGGTATGTATGAAAATGAAAGCGATCTTACAAAGACAGCGTTTGCCAGATTTTATGCATCGGATTATCCAAAGATTTCAACAGATCAGTTTCCGAGCGGAGTCTTTTATTATCGAAATGTAAACGGACTGGAGGATTATCAGAGCTACCATGAGCAGTCTGCAGGACGTGCGGGAAATGGACATACCAATGACTTTACCGGCAATCAGGTATGGATCCATGAGGATGCAGTGACAACCGGCGGAGCCATGCAGGCAGAGATCAGTCATGTTTATAATTCCAGCGAAGCCGGAACGAATCTCGGACAGGGATACGGATGGAGACTGAGCTGTGTGCAGCGTCTGGACACAACCGGAATCAAAGAATATCCTTATGTATACACAGATGAAGACGGCACAAAGCATTATTTCTATAAAGACACAAATGATGGCAATAAGTTAAAGGATGAAGACGGACTTGGACTTGTGATTACGGTAGAATCCGGGTATGACGACAGCTATGCGAGAACCATGGAAACAAAAGACAGGGTACGGTACTGCTTTGGAAAAGACGGTTATCTGAGATTTGTCAGAGATCTGGATGAAAATCAGATCAAATATGTATATCAGACCATTTCCGGAAAACAGGTGATCAGCTATGTGGAGGATTCCAGTGGAGCAAGACTGGAGATCCAGTATGAGACAGCAGGAAATACGGTACGTGTATCCGCAGTAAAAGATATGGCAGGCCGCCTTACAAAGTATGCATATGACAGTGCAGGCAATCTGACATCCATTACTTATCCGGATGGAAGGACAAGCAGCTTCGGATATGATGCAAGCCACCGTTTAACCAGTGTGACGAACCCGGATGGATATGGTCTTAAGTATGAGTATAAGAACGACTTCCGTGTACCAAGGGTTAGCCGGATCGCGGAATATGGTTCCGGCAATAAAGCAGGACAGGAGATGAAAGTATCCTATGAGAATGGGAATACTACTGTATTTGAGACCCCGGGACTGGACGGAGAGATTGCACAGACCGGAGATAACCGGAAAATCACCTATCATTTCGACAACATGGGGCGCCCGACCGATGTTATGGATCAGGATGGCTGTGCGAACAATTATACTTATTACACATCCGGAAGCAAGAACCATAAGCTGGACAAAGAAGGAAAGGTTCAGAAGACAGTCTGTCATTTGCTGAAGAATCCATTATTTGACAGTGCTTACGGGGATGGAAACTGGTACCAGAAAAATCTGACGAACGGAACCAGAAGCAGTATTGCAAAAGCGGAGGGATATGCAGGAACTAAAAGTGCAAAACTGACCAAAACAGGAGCAGAATCTGAAAAAGGAATCTGTCAGGATGTAACGCTTGAGACGGGAACTTATACCTTTTCCGCATATCTGAAAACAGAGAATGCCGAAAACAGCAGGGCTGGTCTAATGATCCTCATGGCGGATGGAAGCAGAACAGAAGAAGCTTCTGTAATCTCCGGAACGACAGATCCGGAAATGGAGAACGGATGGGAACGCCATCAGCTGCAGTTTACCTTAGCGGCAGCAGGAAGTGTTACGGTATGTGCCGGTATCACTGAGGGAACAGGAACCCTCTATGTCAGCGGAGCGCAGCTGGAAACAGGAAACGCTGCAAACAAGCTGAACCTGATCACAAATCCGGGATTCGAACTGGGCAGCACAAGTCAGCCGGACTGCTGGAATTATGCAGGAGATGTAACCGGATCCAGAGTTGCCGGTGTGACGGGAAAAGGAAGGTGCGCAACGATCTCCGGACGATGGGACAAGAGCTTATATTGCAGCCAGACGGTCCATGTCAGTGGGAAAAAAGATGAAGTCTACAGTGTGAGCAGCTGGGTAAAAGGATGCGGTATTCCGGGAAAGAAGTTCTCATTGTCAGTAAAAGTAACCGGCACATCCGGAAAAGAAAAATGGCATCATTTTAACTGCAATCCGAACATTCTTGACTGGCAGTTTGTCAGCGGCGTATTCCGTACCGAGGAGGCTTATAAAGAGATCCAGGTATATCTGTATTACGATAACCAGATGAATAAGGTGTACTATGATGGCGTGCAGCTGATACGCGATGACGGGGAAAGCTATGTATATGATGGAGAAGGCAACCTGTCGGGCGCAAAGGATGCAGCAGAGAAATCCGGCTTCAGTTACAACAAACGAGGAAATCTCACCCGGCTTGGAGAAATAGACGGGACATCTTTTGAGTACGGTTATGATGACAAAAATCATCTCAAACTGGCTGCCAATTCAGAAGGTGTCAGATATTCTTTTGAATACAATACAAAGAGAGTCCCGGTAACAGAGATCACAGAAGGAGAGCTGTATTACCTTCGGGAAAAGAGCTCCGGCAACTATATGGATGTGCGGGATGGAAGGACATCCTCCTGGACAACCGTTCAGCTGTTTGCCTTTAACGGTACGGTATCTCAGAGATGGAGAATTACCAAGGCAGAAGAAGGATACTGGAATCTGGAACCGCAGAATGCGCCGGACATGCGGTTAGATCTGAAAGATGCATCGACAGCAGACGGAGCTGCAATCCAGATCTTTACCGATAATGGAACCGATGCCCAGAAATGGAGGATGCAGAAGAACAGTGACGGCACCTGGAAAATCCTGAATAAACTGACGGGGACACAGAAATGCATTGCAAACGAAAAGAAGAGTACGGCATCCGGAGAAGCACTGAAAAATATAACGGCATCCGACAGCCATGGAGGTCAGAGCTGGTATCTCGAAAAGGTGGCAGACGAAGGGCAGCCGGTCCATATGCGTGTAGAAGGCGGCAGACATCTGGGGGCAGTTACTTCCGAGAGAATCTATTATATCCGTGAAAAAATATCCGGAAACTATCTGGACGTACAGAATGGTGGAACCGATTCCGGAACAGTCATTCAACTGTTCCCGTTCAATGGAACCAAGGCACAGCAGTGGAAAGTGACTGCCTGCGATGACGGATACTTTAAACTACAGCCGCAGAATGCCCCGGCAATGTGTCTGGATGTGAAAAATGCAAATACAGCAGATGGAACCACAATCCAGATTTTCACAGACAATGGAACCGATGCGCAGAGATGGAAGCTTCAGCCAAAGAGTGACGGAAGTTACCAGATCAGTGAAAAATTCACATCAGACAAAAAAGGTATGACCAATGAGAAAAAGAGTTCCGAGTCCAGAACTCCGGTGACAAGCTGTACATTGGCAGATGATAATCCGGGACAGTGCTGGTACTTTGAACCGGCAGATGAAGGAACCGTCTCAGATGTTCCGGCAGACGGGCTGGTAGTAAGTGTACGAGTGCGCCATTCCGGTCAGTATATAGATGTCCATAATTATGGAACAGTGGAAGGCAACCGGGTAAATCAGTATTATAAGAACTGTAAAACGAATCAGATGTTCCGACTCAAAAAGAGAGAAGAGAAGTATTATACGATGGAGCCGCTTCACGCACCTGGAATGGTTCTGGCAAGAGCCACTTCCGCAGACACCCTGATCCTCCAGAAATATTCAGCAGGTGCGGCAAACCAGCTGTTTGGTTTTACGGAGATCGAAGAAGGAAAAGGAACCGGATATCTTGTAATCTGTAAAGCAGGAGAAAAAGAACTGACGGTAAAAGGTCAGACCTATACAGCGGGAACAGAACTGGTATTTTCTGACCATTCCGGCACACCGACCCATAAATGGTGGATCCTGGAAAGCTACAGTGACCGCATGGAATCTTCGATGGAATATACTTCCGATGGAAGACAGGTCAAAAAGATCACGGATGGAAGAGGATACAGCAATACCTATGCCTATGATGAAAAGAATCGTTTGCTGACTTCGGTTACGGATGCGGAAGGATATACGACCACCTATGATTATGACAAAAATACAGATCAGCTGATCCGTGTAAAGAAGAATGCAGATGGAAAAGATTATGTGCTTCAGTACACCTACGAACAGGATAAGATCAAAACGATCACACGAAATGGCGTCACTTATGGTTATGCTTATGATGCATATGGAAACCAGACCGGTGTTACCTTGAATGGAAAGATCCTGAAGGAAGTGACCTACCGAAATAAAAACGGGCTGGAAGACCGGCTGACTTTTGCAACAGGAGAAACGCTCCGCAATGTCTACGATGCGGAAGAACGCCTGACCGGGCAGTATCTGATCCATAAAGACGGTACAGAAGAAAAGCTTTTCACCAATGTGTATGATCATTATGGAAATATTGCAGTCCACAAAGATGAGCGGACACAGCTGGAAACCCGCTATCAGTATGACCTGATCGGAAGACTTCTGGAAAGCAGATCCACTGATGGATTGAAGGTGAAAGTCACCTATGATGACAAGAACCGGGTGGCACAGAAGCAGTACCGTGTGGACGGAACCGGACATCAGACCAGATATCTCTACGGAGACGTGGCAAAACAGCAGAAACCGGGACTTGGATATGGCATGCAGATAGACGGAAAGACCTGTATAGAGTATGCATATGACCTGCTGGGACGATGCAAGAAGAAAACACAGATCTATCCGTCCGGCAAAAAGAAGGAGATCACATATACTTATGTGCAGGGAATAAAAGAAGGAACCACAACAGCACTGGTAGGAACGATCACGGAAAATGGAAAAGAGACTGCTTACACATATGACGGACGAGGCAACATTCTGGAAATCTGTACAAAAGCACTGGATACAGGAAAGGTAACGGATCATATGCTTTATACTTACAATGGAATGAATCAGGTGATCCGGGAAGAAGATGCAGTCAGAGGAACCACTTATACCTATACGTATGATCTGGGAGGAAATCTTCTGGAAAACAAGAAATATGATCAGGTAAATGGAGTGGAAGAGCTGAGAGGCACGGATACCTATACCTACAACTCAGACTGGAAAGATCAGTTGACCTCTTTCAATGGAAAGGCTATAACCTATGATGCGATGGGAAATCCGCTTTCCTATATGGGAATGAGCCTGACCTGGGAAAAGGGACGGCAGTTAAAGACTCTGAAGAAGAGCGGAACACTCAGCCAGTACGTCTATGACAATGACGGAAGAAGAATCCAGAAGACCGTTGGAGACAAGGTAACCCGCTTCTATCTGGATGGGGATAAGATCATAGCCCAGAAAGAAGAAGGCGGAGAGAGAATGGACTTCCTGTATGATGAGAAAGGGACACCGTTTGCCTTTGAGTATCAGGAAAAAATGTATTTCTACCAGACCAATCTTCAGGGAGACATCATCGGGATTGTTGACAGTAAAGGAAGCCAGGTTGTAGTATATAGATATGATGCATGGGGAGAAGTTCTGGTGTCATCAGATGCATCAGGATTCGGTCTTGCACAGATCAATCCGCTGCGGTACAGAGGCTACTATTACGATCAGGAGACGGGACTGTATTATCTGCAGACAAGATACTACGACCCGAAGGTGAGAAGATTCCTGAATGCAGATGATGCGAGTGTACTGACGAAGGATCCAGAGCAGCTGACGGAGAAGAATCTGTATGCTTACTGTGATGATAATCCAGTGATGTATCGGGATGATGCTGGGATGTTTGTGATTACAGTAGCTCAAGTGGGGCTTGGTGTACTCGGAATGGTAACAAACGTGGCGACATGTTATATTGCGGCAAAGGCAACGGGACAGGAGTTTGGAATTGGAGACTTGGTAATTGCTGCCGCAGCTGGTTTCGTTGGTGGTTGCATAAAAAATAATTTTTATGCAACAGTAGCTAGTATTCTTATATCAGGAGTGGGAACTACTTTTTATAGTTTATTTTGTGGAGATAATTTGAAAACAGCATTATGGAAAGGTGGAATGACGATAGTATGTACGGCTGTAAGTGTTAGTTCATTAATAGGAGTGAAGTCAGATATACCTATAGTAGTGAATAAAATATCAACAGGCATTTTTGGAATGGGAAATAGTTTGACTACAACAGGTATAGTGGCATCATTTTCACATCAAAAAACAAATACGAAGAAAAATCATACGCAGAATCAAAGAAAGTCAAAATCAATAAATAAAAATAGTGGAAAGAAGCAAAAAGAGAGAGCGTTAAGGTATTTTATATTTAAGATGAATCAATTGAGAGAAAGATAA
- a CDS encoding helix-turn-helix domain-containing protein, translating to MGDFHNIFKNLRMQNHYTQGQMADLLGISRSAVSMYETGNREPDLETLEKIAKFFNVDMNYLLGSSVTVTSDNPEPSYEDIEQMIARGSHGFSAAQKMKLIQLLSEIDL from the coding sequence ATGGGTGATTTTCACAATATATTTAAGAATTTAAGAATGCAGAATCATTACACACAGGGACAGATGGCAGATCTGCTCGGCATTTCCCGAAGCGCTGTCAGTATGTATGAAACAGGGAACCGCGAACCAGATCTCGAGACACTTGAAAAGATTGCAAAGTTTTTTAATGTGGACATGAATTATCTTCTCGGCTCTTCAGTTACAGTAACATCCGATAACCCAGAGCCATCATATGAAGATATTGAACAGATGATTGCCCGTGGCAGTCATGGTTTTTCTGCGGCGCAGAAGATGAAACTCATTCAGCTGTTATCTGAAATCGACTTATAG
- a CDS encoding ImmA/IrrE family metallo-endopeptidase, giving the protein MDCNQIRKVAANALITCNIHSFPIDCFAILKQYGFRVYSYLELQKKKPELYNLCISYSQDAFCINSLNLIAYNSQKSANRIRFSLMHELGHHLLRHRNDLPSNEDEANYFASNILAPRIAMYYAHLKSVNEVGQFFNLSSSAAYYAAQDFSEWCQDVRRNGMHSYDKDLYQHFYNPDYKGFVYSIRTCAFCGARVYNCLDFEAHCSGACKLPDEPVRKKTHAFTPLSDDDSRILRRLENKWLYDF; this is encoded by the coding sequence TTGGATTGTAACCAGATTCGTAAAGTAGCAGCTAATGCGCTGATTACCTGCAATATCCATTCCTTTCCAATTGACTGCTTTGCTATTTTGAAGCAATATGGTTTTCGTGTTTATTCCTATCTTGAGCTCCAAAAGAAGAAGCCAGAGCTTTATAACTTATGCATTTCCTACTCTCAGGATGCATTTTGTATAAACAGTCTGAACTTAATTGCTTACAACAGCCAGAAATCAGCCAACCGAATCCGTTTTTCGCTGATGCATGAACTTGGACATCATCTTTTAAGACACAGAAATGACCTTCCTTCCAATGAAGATGAAGCCAATTATTTTGCAAGTAATATTCTGGCTCCGCGCATTGCCATGTATTATGCTCATCTGAAATCTGTAAATGAAGTCGGACAGTTCTTCAATCTTTCTTCTTCCGCCGCTTATTATGCTGCACAGGATTTTTCAGAATGGTGTCAGGATGTCCGCCGGAATGGGATGCACTCCTATGATAAAGATTTATACCAGCATTTTTATAATCCTGACTATAAAGGATTTGTCTATTCCATCCGCACCTGTGCATTCTGCGGCGCACGTGTTTATAACTGCCTTGATTTTGAAGCGCACTGCTCCGGTGCGTGTAAACTGCCGGACGAACCGGTTCGCAAAAAAACGCATGCTTTTACACCACTTTCAGATGACGATAGCCGGATACTCAGGCGGCTTGAGAATAAATGGTTATATGATTTTTAA
- a CDS encoding phage holin family protein has product MKQKIFIAGSALISLIVNLFGGWDTALETLILFMGIDWFTGGILLPVVFKKSPKSKSGTLESRAGWKGLCRKGMVLLFVLIAVRLDLLMGTSYLRDTVCIAFIANEAVSIVENAGLMGVPIPEVICKAIEVLEEKGKDPEGSNLQK; this is encoded by the coding sequence ATGAAACAGAAGATATTTATAGCAGGAAGTGCGCTGATCAGTCTGATAGTGAATTTGTTCGGTGGCTGGGATACAGCACTTGAAACATTAATCCTGTTTATGGGAATTGACTGGTTTACCGGAGGGATTTTATTGCCGGTTGTATTTAAAAAGAGCCCGAAATCAAAAAGCGGGACATTGGAAAGCAGAGCAGGGTGGAAAGGATTATGCAGAAAAGGGATGGTGTTGTTATTCGTATTAATTGCGGTAAGACTGGATCTACTGATGGGGACAAGTTATCTGAGGGATACGGTGTGTATTGCATTTATAGCAAATGAAGCAGTGTCAATTGTGGAGAATGCAGGACTGATGGGAGTACCGATACCGGAGGTGATCTGCAAGGCGATAGAAGTGTTGGAAGAAAAAGGGAAAGATCCTGAAGGAAGTAATTTGCAGAAATAA
- a CDS encoding phage holin family protein: MKQKIFIAGSALISLVVNLFGGWDTALETLILFMGIDWFTGGVLLPVVFKKSPKSKSGTLESRAGWKGLCRKGMVLLFVLIVVRLDLLMGTSYLRDTVCIAFIANEAVSIVENAGLMGVPIPEVICKTIEVLGEKGKDPEGSNLQK, encoded by the coding sequence ATGAAACAGAAGATATTTATAGCAGGAAGTGCGCTGATCAGTCTGGTGGTAAATTTATTTGGTGGCTGGGATACAGCGCTTGAAACATTAATCCTGTTTATGGGAATTGACTGGTTTACCGGAGGTGTTTTACTGCCGGTTGTATTTAAAAAGAGTCCGAAATCAAAAAGCGGGACATTGGAAAGCAGAGCAGGGTGGAAAGGATTATGCAGAAAAGGGATGGTGTTGTTATTTGTATTGATTGTAGTAAGACTGGATCTGCTGATGGGGACAAGTTATCTGAGGGATACGGTGTGTATTGCATTTATAGCAAATGAAGCAGTGTCAATTGTGGAGAATGCAGGCCTGATGGGAGTACCGATACCGGAGGTGATCTGCAAGACGATAGAAGTGTTGGGAGAAAAAGGAAAAGATCCTGAAGGAAGTAATTTGCAGAAATAA